DNA from Quercus lobata isolate SW786 chromosome 1, ValleyOak3.0 Primary Assembly, whole genome shotgun sequence:
ACAAAATTAGTGATTAATATGTCCTAAAAGTTAGCACATATACAGAAGGGAAACTAACTAGATTAAGGAACTGAAAACAGAAGAAGTCATAATTAGTCCAAATAAGAGAACAAGCAAGTATTGCAGCTAGATTATATGCAAAGGGAGGAAAAACCAGTGTGAAATTCTATATAGAAAGGGTATGGTTTTTCCCTTAAAGATGTTATAATGGCAATCATATGGTAGTAAATTGCAGTTTCAGATGTCTCAAGAATAAAAAAGCATTACTTGTTGCAAGCCATAATCACAAGAAGGTCTTTTCGTTTGGGAGGAAAAAGTAGGTAGGAATTTCAAGGCGCATGAGGAGAAGTTAATTTTGCCTGTGGTGGTTCAATAAGTCGAGATTGTTTGAATGTGGGATTAATGTATAACAAAAAAGCTTGAGGACAAGAGTATGACACAGAAGAATACATTCCAAACAAATTGTAGTGTCATTGCCTGCCTAGTGGTCAAATAGAAAAACTTTTGAGACTCTCATTAGTCATTACTACAACTACAAGCAGCAAGTATGAAATAATAGAGTCTTGAatctagaaaatgaaaaagtacgTACCCTTATCGCGCACAATCCGAGCAGAAATGTCATTTAAAATGGAAGCAACCTGGGAATCATCCAACATAGAAGCTTTGCGGAGGTGAATCAAATGAGCAACCAAGTCAGGGTTGAAGGGTTTCTCATTCAAAGCATAGCGAATGTACTTTCGCAATATTTCCTGCATCCCAAAACCTGTCTTTTTCTCGAGTGCCTTGAGGGCATCAGGCGTTAAAGAGTGCAGTTGTTGATCTATGGATTTGCAGAGGAAAGCGTTTTTATTGACCAATTTCCTGCGCTTTTCTCTGGGAGAAGACAACTTTTTGACAGTCTTAACGAAGGCGATGACGAAGGTGAGACCCGCATAGGCTAAAGGGAGAGCGAGAATCCAAGGCAAAGAGCTGGTGCCAACTCTAGGACCGGGAATGGCCTGAGTCACGGACCCAGTGAACTCAACCACATCCAAGGCCTTCTCTTGAAGCCAAGGCAACTCCTCTTCCACTTCTTccacttcctcttcctcttccactTCTacttgtttcttcttcttcttcttcttcttgtggCTGTCTTGGGACTGGATAGCATTGGAATCTTTCTTCGccgcagcagcagcagcaaagGAAATTGACAAACGACGATAACGACTTGGATTAGCAAATGGAATTGGAAAAGGCAGTGTTGAAAACTTAGGGCGGGGAAGCAATTGAGAAGAACAACTACAAGTAGAAGCAGTAGCAGTAGCAGTAGCCAAAGCCATAATCAATTTCTGATTTCTAAAGAGAGGGCTTCCTTTTCCTTCGACTCGATTCAATTCGATTCTCATATAAAATGTGCTCCCCCTTCCATTTTTGGGcggactttttttttcttttcctttcttttcttttcttttcttttcttcttcttcttttttattttttttttattttttttaatttccctactacaattactttattttaggataaaatttggaaaataataatcaacttgattttctaatgcatttctttttcttttttttctcccgAACTTTTTCAATTCTAATCCCTGAATCCCATGCACACCAACACGTTTCAATTAAGAATGAATACAATTACATATTATAcatattaagtttttgtatttaagcttaatagtttttttattgaatttttatctattattgaaaattaatattatttgataAAGAATGTAAATGGTTCattctttaatatttctttaatatttcttattttatttaatgtaaTTAATTTATTCAGTATTTACATTTTACAAATaggtaaaattttgaaaatgatcaACCAGTTTTTATAATATAGTAAATTTTTCATAGAAATTTATACTTCatctaataataaattttgacaTTCCTTcagagtttttcaaaataaataaatagagagatATGAGTTCAATTGACTATTAGAGCAATTGAACCAGTCTTTGTAAAATTTGctatctattttagtataagaacccaatttttctattttacactatcgtttttcaaaaacactaaccacatcaaattatctattatacatactatttttatttaaataatcattttattcttttttttaattattatttaactcTCTCTAAAGATAACTTGCACTTCTCACTTCTCTCTTATCCCAGACCAAACCACACCAATCCTCTCACCCCTCAcctctctctcctccaaaacCTCTCTCTCAACCGTCATTGCTGCTCTTCGCTGccgctgcttcttcttcttctacccaAAAAACTAACTCAAATCACACCCAAACCAAAtccacatcatcatcatcttcttcttcttcttctataaaCTACCCAACAAAATAACTCAAATCATACTCAAATCAAAACCACATATCCAACCAATCCAAACACAAGTTACAAAGAAGACAACAGCATCTCAAACTTGACACAATCACACTACCACCAGCATCACAACGCTGCCAACAACCCAAGCAATCCCCGTTGTAGCAACCCACTACTGGCACCTCCAATCCCTTCCCACTTGGTGTCATGCCGCCATGGTCCTCATTTGATTTCATCTGGTTTTTGCTTGGTTCTATAATGACCTATTGTTAATTttagttttggggtttttgtatTTGGGTGATACTACATTGACTGGTGGTTAAGGCTGGGCCAGGCGGTGGTTTTATTCTTAGGTTGGGGTAGCAATTTTGTacgaagagaagaagaagaagacaaagggGAAGAGGAAGACGAAGGGGAAGAGAAAATTGAGGAAGAATGTGAGTAGAATGGGTCAGTAAcgaagtgagagaaaaaaaataattaaaaaatcatttacaaaTGAACTGTGATTGTGGATATATGTGCAGTTACCGTAGGTTAGTTTGggacatcaaaattttaaagtCTAAATGGAAGAAgctcttaaatagtagtatcGATAATGTCTTTTCTTCTCCCTTCTGCCTCCCAAAAatgtgattttcttttcttgtttatttttcacAAGATTCTAACATTTTGAAAAGGACATTTCAATTTTAGTAGGGTTCAATCCAAAGACCcctttataatttaatttttatataagcagtaaagaatcaaaatttagCAAATGAAAAGTTTTGTGGGACTAAATTGTGATAGatcataaaacataaaaccaaaCCACAAGAGGATAGGTTGCAATTGAAAGTAATATGTCGAATcttctaatttattttcaagGGTAAAGaacgataaaaataaaaacttattatatTGTGAACAATTTAAACCTAAGGCATGTCACGCTAAAGAATTATAGTTAAGTTTTGATATTACAAATCAGAGTTCACATACCCTGGTCATTTCTTATCATACCatcatttttgtcttttaatccAGTACAAATGCATAACAGTACTGCATTTATCCCCAGCCATATCTTCCTCATCATCTGGTCCTTATGGGTATGCTTCAGTGGATCTCCATTGAGAAAAATTCACATTCTATGTGAAATCACAAATATACGGAACAATGTCGGGCATCTTTTTATCCATGTCAGTATAAATCATTGTTTTGCTTTGTAACAACAAAAGTTACTTTTATTCACAAAGAGTATTCAATCATTTCTGATTCCTAAGCAAAAGCTCAGGTTTTGGACTTCTTCTTGGCCCATAGAGGAGGCCTGATTTTGTACTCTTCCGTTGGCTTTTCCTCTTTCTTGACTTCATCCTCTTCTAGAATGTCCTTGGAGAAGGCATTGGGGTAAGCTTTAATACATTTCTGCAAAGCCACGAATGGGTGCACACAGTCTGAGCccttcaaagaagaaaaatgtaacAGGTTAGCCGCCTTCAAAAGTTAAGagattcttttaaaaataataaaaagttgatAGAATGCTATCAAATTCAGTCTGATCCTACAAACACCATGCTCTGGTGAGGGAAGACTCGATGGTCCCTAACTTCCCAAGCATccattttaaaaatttcctGGCCATCAACCTTGTAAAGGCAGATTGACAGCATCAAGTTATGTAAATAAGCAGA
Protein-coding regions in this window:
- the LOC115967166 gene encoding uncharacterized protein LOC115967166, with protein sequence MRIELNRVEGKGSPLFRNQKLIMALATATATASTCSCSSQLLPRPKFSTLPFPIPFANPSRYRRLSISFAAAAAAKKDSNAIQSQDSHKKKKKKKKQVEVEEEEEVEEVEEELPWLQEKALDVVEFTGSVTQAIPGPRVGTSSLPWILALPLAYAGLTFVIAFVKTVKKLSSPREKRRKLVNKNAFLCKSIDQQLHSLTPDALKALEKKTGFGMQEILRKYIRYALNEKPFNPDLVAHLIHLRKASMLDDSQVASILNDISARIVRDKGPVVMDMSGYSEKGFKRKLAVQALFGKVFYLSELPEFCSRDSSLVVKEIFGVTDDDADKLRIHTLSEAGDMDSLEKMVDGSDSEDSSEESPSAS